The following coding sequences are from one Megamonas funiformis window:
- a CDS encoding YhcH/YjgK/YiaL family protein — protein sequence MIFGNLKYADKYDFLTEKIKACFTYAKEHDLTAYEKGSYKINGDEFFVNIENYATVKREERFWEAHKKYIDVHMIIEGKESIDVSFCDDMQIKSFDENRDFVELIGEEKANVNLINKGDFLICYPEDAHRTAIICQQSQTIKKAIFKIKL from the coding sequence ATGATTTTTGGCAATCTTAAATACGCAGATAAGTATGATTTTTTGACAGAAAAAATTAAAGCTTGTTTTACTTATGCAAAAGAACATGATTTAACTGCATATGAAAAAGGTAGTTATAAAATAAATGGCGATGAGTTTTTTGTTAATATCGAAAACTATGCTACAGTAAAACGTGAAGAGCGCTTTTGGGAAGCACATAAAAAATATATTGATGTGCATATGATTATTGAAGGCAAAGAAAGTATTGATGTGAGCTTTTGCGATGATATGCAAATAAAATCATTTGACGAAAATCGCGATTTTGTGGAATTAATAGGTGAAGAAAAAGCTAATGTTAACTTAATTAACAAAGGTGATTTTCTAATTTGTTATCCAGAAGATGCTCATCGTACTGCTATTATCTGTCAACAAAGTCAAACTATAAAAAAAGCTATCTTTAAAATTAAATTATAA
- a CDS encoding methylmalonyl-CoA mutase family protein has translation MEQDKTLGEEIRQEEQQEQDIPAVTFDEFEIPSYEEWKEAVVALLKGKPFEKSMFTKTYEGITLNPIYRMEDLEGLTHNKTYPGMESNLRGANASGYIHKPWTIAQECDAKTPSEANEMVKYELLKGSTAASVVLDTATRKGYDVDTANKEEIADIGVSLSTLSDVNKLLDDVDLEKFEIDIYAGASNIALLSAVAVVCEQKKLSLKKLHGAITADPIGELALDGKLTRPLDEYYDEMAHSICWAEKFAPELKTVVVNTDVYHNGGANDIQEVAYAMNEAVTYMKSMERRGIDVNTFCRHLRFHFSIGANFFMEIAKLRSVKMIWAQIVKNCGGDDIAQKINIYVSTSSFCQTVYDPYVNLLRAATQSFSAVVGGMDGMFVKPFDHCIRPSDEFSRRIARNIQIMEQHEFNFIQPIDPAGGSWYLEPLTEEFTQKAWAKFQEIEAHGGLIKALENNTVQIAINEVLQARFKNLATRKDRAVGNNMYPNMTEKLLEVPEINFDKIIADRKMAIKVNVKVRDNDYVKLLLSEIGKRDFSEHGSLINTVKQTIKAGATLGEISTALTGEATGEVIEAILPHRWTERYEQLRHRTEKYLEKTGENVNIFLANMGPIPQHKARADFVTSFMQVAAFNVLTNNGFPTVEEAVQAAIDSNADVAIVCSTDSTYPELAPAVTSGIKAVKPSMKVFLAGAPTPELKKACDEAGMDDYISVRSNCYETLLRMQKEKGMIE, from the coding sequence ATGGAACAAGATAAAACACTTGGCGAAGAAATTCGACAAGAAGAACAACAAGAACAAGATATTCCTGCTGTTACTTTTGATGAGTTTGAAATTCCTTCATATGAAGAATGGAAAGAAGCTGTAGTGGCATTATTAAAGGGAAAACCTTTTGAAAAAAGTATGTTTACTAAAACTTATGAAGGTATTACATTAAACCCTATTTATCGTATGGAAGATTTAGAAGGGTTAACTCATAATAAGACTTATCCAGGAATGGAAAGTAATTTACGTGGAGCTAATGCTAGTGGTTATATACATAAACCATGGACAATAGCTCAAGAGTGTGATGCTAAAACTCCTAGTGAAGCCAATGAAATGGTAAAATATGAATTATTAAAAGGTTCAACAGCTGCAAGTGTAGTTTTGGATACAGCAACACGTAAAGGTTATGATGTAGATACAGCTAATAAAGAAGAAATCGCAGATATTGGTGTTTCTTTATCGACTTTATCAGATGTAAATAAATTATTAGATGATGTTGATTTAGAAAAATTTGAAATTGATATTTATGCAGGTGCTTCTAATATAGCATTACTTTCTGCTGTTGCAGTGGTGTGTGAACAGAAAAAATTATCACTAAAAAAACTTCATGGTGCTATTACAGCAGATCCTATTGGAGAATTAGCTTTAGATGGAAAGCTTACACGACCTCTTGATGAATATTATGATGAAATGGCTCATAGTATTTGTTGGGCAGAAAAATTTGCACCAGAATTAAAGACTGTAGTAGTAAATACAGATGTTTATCACAATGGTGGTGCAAATGATATCCAAGAAGTAGCATATGCCATGAATGAAGCTGTAACATATATGAAATCTATGGAACGACGTGGCATTGATGTGAATACTTTTTGTCGTCATTTACGTTTTCATTTTAGTATAGGTGCAAATTTTTTTATGGAAATTGCTAAATTACGCAGTGTGAAAATGATTTGGGCTCAAATTGTTAAAAATTGTGGTGGAGATGATATAGCTCAAAAAATTAATATATATGTAAGTACATCGTCTTTTTGTCAAACAGTATATGATCCTTATGTAAATTTACTTCGTGCAGCTACACAATCATTTTCTGCTGTTGTTGGTGGTATGGATGGTATGTTTGTAAAACCATTTGACCATTGTATACGTCCTAGTGATGAATTTTCTCGTCGTATTGCACGAAATATTCAAATTATGGAGCAACATGAATTTAATTTTATTCAACCAATAGACCCTGCTGGTGGTAGTTGGTATCTTGAACCATTGACAGAAGAGTTTACTCAAAAGGCTTGGGCAAAATTTCAAGAAATTGAAGCTCATGGTGGTTTAATAAAAGCTTTAGAAAATAATACTGTGCAGATAGCTATTAATGAAGTATTACAAGCTCGTTTTAAAAATTTAGCAACAAGAAAAGATCGTGCTGTTGGTAATAATATGTATCCAAATATGACTGAAAAATTATTGGAAGTACCAGAAATTAATTTTGATAAAATTATAGCAGATAGAAAAATGGCAATTAAAGTTAATGTAAAAGTACGTGACAATGATTATGTTAAATTATTATTATCGGAAATTGGTAAACGTGATTTTAGTGAACATGGTTCATTAATAAATACAGTTAAACAGACTATTAAAGCGGGTGCCACTTTAGGTGAAATATCTACAGCACTTACAGGAGAGGCGACAGGTGAAGTTATAGAAGCTATTTTGCCACATCGCTGGACTGAAAGATATGAACAACTTCGTCATCGCACAGAAAAGTATCTAGAAAAAACAGGGGAAAATGTAAATATTTTCCTTGCTAATATGGGACCTATTCCACAGCATAAAGCACGTGCAGATTTTGTTACTTCATTTATGCAAGTAGCAGCATTTAATGTACTTACTAATAATGGTTTTCCAACAGTAGAAGAAGCTGTACAAGCAGCTATTGATTCAAATGCTGATGTAGCTATTGTTTGTTCTACAGATTCAACTTATCCAGAACTCGCGCCAGCTGTTACTTCTGGTATTAAGGCTGTAAAACCTAGTATGAAAGTTTTTTTAGCAGGTGCACCAACACCAGAATTAAAAAAAGCATGCGATGAAGCGGGTATGGACGATTATATAAGTGTTCGTTCTAATTGCTATGAAACTTTACTTCGTATGCAAAAAGAAAAGGGGATGATTGAATAA
- the scpA gene encoding methylmalonyl-CoA mutase, producing the protein MSKIPDFTQIPFQQAIQSEVAFAKWKESLKAETGKSFEENFYRTMEQIDVAPLYDENVYKDCNHLDFVAGIPPFLRGPYATMYVTRPWTVRQYAGFSTAEESNAFYRRNLAAGQKGLSIAFDLATHRGYDSDHPRVVGDVGKAGVAVDSILDMEILFKGIPLDQMSVSMTMNGAVLPIMAFYILAGEEQGVDKAVMAGTIQNDILKEFMVRNTYIYPPAASMRIIGDIFEYTSKYMPKFNSISISGYHMQEAGATADIELGYTLADGLEYLRTGTEHGLTIDQFAPRLSFFWAMGKNYFMEIAKMRAGRMLWAKIVNSFHPKKTKSMALRTHSQTSGWSLTEQDPFNNITRTCIEAMAAALGHTQSLHTNALDEAIALPTDFSARIARNTQLYIQDETKVCKVIDPWGGSYYVEFLTNQLIKKAWAHIQEIEALGGMSKAIDTGLPKMRIEEAAARRQAHIDSGSEKIVGVNYLRLDKEDPLDILEVDNTAVRLAQIERLKKLRANRDNDKVRSCLEAITRSMETGEGNLLELAVEAARARASKGEISDAVEKVCGRHKAIIRSISGVYSSEFSDDDVIKEVRDMTDKFEVEYGRRPRIYIAKMGQDGHDRGAKVIATAFADMGYDVDIGPLFQTPEEAAQDAVDNDVHIVGMSSLAAGHKTLMPQLIEELKKRGREDIMVVIGGVIPAQDYDFLYEHGAAAIFGPGTIIPVCAKKVLELLNKRLED; encoded by the coding sequence ATGTCTAAAATACCAGATTTTACACAAATTCCTTTTCAGCAAGCAATACAGAGTGAGGTCGCTTTTGCTAAATGGAAAGAAAGTTTAAAAGCAGAAACTGGAAAATCTTTTGAGGAAAATTTTTATCGCACTATGGAGCAAATAGATGTAGCACCACTTTATGATGAAAATGTTTATAAAGATTGTAATCATTTAGATTTTGTAGCAGGTATTCCACCATTTTTGCGTGGTCCATATGCAACTATGTATGTAACAAGACCATGGACAGTACGACAATATGCAGGTTTTTCTACAGCAGAAGAATCAAATGCTTTTTATCGTAGAAATCTTGCAGCTGGGCAAAAAGGTTTATCTATTGCTTTTGACTTAGCAACACATAGAGGCTATGATTCAGACCATCCTCGTGTAGTAGGAGATGTTGGTAAAGCAGGAGTAGCAGTTGACTCTATTTTAGATATGGAAATATTATTTAAAGGCATTCCACTTGATCAGATGTCAGTATCCATGACTATGAATGGTGCAGTACTTCCTATCATGGCTTTTTATATTTTGGCTGGTGAAGAACAAGGTGTAGATAAAGCTGTTATGGCAGGTACTATTCAAAATGATATTTTAAAAGAGTTCATGGTACGTAATACTTATATTTATCCACCAGCAGCTTCAATGAGAATTATTGGTGATATTTTTGAGTATACTTCTAAATATATGCCTAAATTTAATAGTATATCTATTTCTGGTTATCATATGCAAGAAGCAGGTGCAACAGCAGATATTGAATTAGGTTATACATTAGCTGATGGTCTTGAATATTTGCGTACAGGTACAGAACATGGATTAACCATTGACCAATTTGCACCACGATTATCTTTCTTTTGGGCTATGGGGAAAAATTATTTCATGGAAATTGCTAAAATGCGTGCTGGTCGTATGCTTTGGGCTAAAATTGTCAATTCTTTTCATCCTAAAAAGACAAAATCTATGGCTTTACGTACACATTCTCAGACTTCTGGTTGGAGTCTTACAGAACAAGATCCATTTAATAATATTACTCGAACTTGTATTGAAGCTATGGCAGCAGCTCTTGGTCATACACAATCTTTACACACAAATGCACTAGATGAAGCTATAGCTCTTCCTACAGACTTTTCAGCTCGTATTGCTCGTAATACGCAATTATATATTCAAGATGAAACTAAAGTATGTAAGGTAATTGACCCATGGGGTGGTTCGTATTATGTAGAATTTTTAACAAATCAACTCATAAAAAAAGCTTGGGCACATATTCAAGAAATTGAAGCTCTCGGTGGTATGTCTAAAGCAATTGATACAGGTCTGCCTAAAATGCGTATAGAAGAAGCAGCAGCACGTCGTCAAGCTCATATTGATTCTGGTAGTGAAAAAATTGTTGGCGTAAATTATCTTCGCTTAGATAAAGAAGATCCACTTGATATTTTAGAAGTTGATAATACAGCAGTTCGTTTAGCTCAGATTGAGAGACTTAAAAAATTACGTGCAAATCGTGATAATGACAAAGTTCGTTCTTGTCTTGAAGCTATCACTCGTTCTATGGAAACAGGTGAAGGTAATTTATTAGAATTAGCTGTAGAAGCAGCAAGAGCACGTGCATCTAAAGGTGAAATTTCTGATGCAGTAGAAAAAGTTTGTGGTAGACATAAAGCAATTATTCGTTCTATATCTGGTGTATATAGTAGTGAATTTAGTGATGATGATGTTATTAAAGAAGTTCGTGATATGACAGATAAGTTTGAAGTGGAATATGGTCGTCGTCCTCGTATCTATATTGCTAAAATGGGACAAGATGGTCATGATCGTGGAGCAAAAGTAATTGCTACTGCTTTTGCTGATATGGGTTATGATGTTGATATTGGTCCATTATTCCAAACACCAGAAGAAGCTGCTCAAGATGCTGTTGATAATGATGTGCATATTGTAGGTATGAGTTCCTTGGCAGCTGGTCATAAAACTTTAATGCCACAACTCATTGAAGAATTGAAAAAACGTGGTCGTGAAGATATTATGGTAGTAATTGGTGGGGTAATACCTGCTCAAGATTATGATTTCTTATATGAACATGGTGCTGCTGCCATTTTTGGACCAGGTACGATAATTCCTGTTTGTGCAAAAAAAGTATTGGAGCTTCTTAACAAACGTCTGGAGGACTAA
- the meaB gene encoding methylmalonyl Co-A mutase-associated GTPase MeaB, with protein MTDTYKPSWRPDNNDDKFACRVMRGVEGGHDGMSEQNKTEHHVNKPKIVKQVKLTVDDYVKGILAGNRMILSRAITLIESNASVHFAMAQEVIQKILPYTGKSMRIGITGVPGAGKSTLIEALGTKLCQQGHKVAVLAVDPSSTVTRGSILGDKTRMEQLSREPNAFIRPSPSGGTLGGLTRKSRETLLLCEAAGYDTILVETVGVGQSETTVRSMVDFFLLVVLTGAGDELQGMKKGVMELADAILVNKADGDNKQRALVTRAEYERILQFLRQATEHWTTHAYTCSAYTGEGIMDFWQNVVKVFMKQGFANGVLKERRKQQTISWVYTMIEEHLHNLFYRCPEIIKSKGEIEEDVINGKLSATLAVQQLIDKFANADINENSLRNLSPFDLK; from the coding sequence ATGACTGATACGTATAAGCCTTCATGGAGACCTGATAATAATGATGATAAATTTGCCTGTAGAGTTATGCGAGGTGTAGAAGGTGGACATGATGGTATGAGTGAGCAAAATAAAACTGAACATCATGTAAATAAACCCAAAATAGTTAAACAAGTAAAATTAACAGTAGATGATTATGTTAAAGGTATTTTAGCTGGAAATCGTATGATTTTATCAAGAGCTATTACTTTAATTGAAAGTAATGCAAGTGTACATTTTGCTATGGCACAAGAAGTAATTCAAAAAATTTTACCATATACTGGAAAATCTATGCGAATTGGAATTACAGGTGTACCAGGTGCAGGTAAATCTACTTTAATTGAAGCTTTAGGAACTAAATTATGTCAACAAGGGCATAAAGTAGCAGTATTGGCAGTAGACCCATCTAGTACAGTTACACGTGGTAGTATCTTAGGGGATAAAACTAGAATGGAGCAGTTATCAAGAGAGCCAAATGCTTTTATTCGACCATCACCATCTGGAGGTACTTTGGGAGGATTAACACGTAAAAGTAGAGAAACATTACTTTTATGTGAAGCTGCTGGTTATGATACAATCTTAGTGGAAACGGTAGGCGTAGGACAAAGTGAAACGACAGTACGTTCTATGGTAGATTTTTTCCTTTTAGTTGTATTAACAGGTGCTGGTGATGAATTACAGGGCATGAAAAAAGGTGTTATGGAATTAGCTGACGCTATTTTAGTAAATAAAGCTGATGGAGATAATAAGCAAAGAGCATTGGTGACTCGTGCAGAATATGAACGTATTTTGCAATTTTTGCGACAAGCAACAGAGCACTGGACTACACATGCTTATACTTGTTCAGCATATACAGGTGAAGGAATTATGGATTTTTGGCAAAATGTTGTGAAAGTTTTTATGAAACAAGGTTTTGCTAATGGTGTTTTGAAGGAACGTCGAAAACAACAAACGATTTCTTGGGTGTATACTATGATAGAAGAACATTTGCATAATTTATTTTATCGTTGTCCAGAGATTATAAAAAGTAAAGGAGAAATTGAAGAAGATGTAATTAATGGAAAATTATCTGCAACACTAGCAGTGCAACAGTTGATAGATAAATTTGCTAATGCTGATATTAATGAAAACAGTTTAAGAAACTTATCTCCATTTGATTTAAAATGA
- a CDS encoding nitroreductase family protein has translation MQSLLPNYVNYINSAQNSFKIMQEATVLIFVINTLSKEYRKFLSFEEHIAEICDIQAICASIENMLLTANNLGLGSLWIGDIFFVYPELKHWLNKKGEIIAYIALLGYADEKLVVRPRKDFDKIVQ, from the coding sequence ATGCAATCATTATTACCTAATTATGTTAACTATATCAATAGTGCTCAAAATAGTTTTAAAATTATGCAAGAAGCTACAGTACTTATTTTTGTAATAAATACATTATCTAAAGAATATAGAAAATTCTTGAGTTTTGAGGAACATATTGCTGAAATTTGTGATATTCAAGCAATATGTGCAAGTATTGAAAATATGTTATTAACTGCTAACAATTTAGGATTAGGAAGTTTATGGATAGGAGATATTTTCTTTGTATATCCAGAATTAAAACATTGGTTAAATAAAAAGGGTGAAATAATAGCTTATATTGCATTATTGGGTTATGCTGATGAAAAACTTGTAGTTAGACCACGAAAAGATTTTGATAAAATTGTTCAATGA
- a CDS encoding DMT family transporter: MSDGTIGTLLIIGSVFFDVLANICLKKSQGFKYKLYGFLAISLVGFAFLCLAYAISIMDLSIAYALFGACGLLLTTIIDKLFFGLRIKPLGIIGLMTMITGIVLIKMI; this comes from the coding sequence ATGTCAGATGGTACGATTGGTACTTTATTGATTATTGGTTCTGTATTTTTCGATGTATTGGCTAATATTTGTCTAAAAAAATCTCAAGGATTTAAATATAAATTATATGGATTTTTGGCAATCAGTTTAGTTGGATTTGCCTTTTTATGTTTAGCTTACGCTATTAGCATCATGGATTTAAGCATTGCTTATGCCTTATTTGGTGCTTGTGGTTTACTTTTAACTACAATTATTGATAAATTATTTTTCGGTCTACGCATCAAGCCTTTGGGAATTATTGGCTTAATGACGATGATTACTGGTATTGTTTTAATAAAAATGATTTAA
- a CDS encoding DMT family transporter: MVTKKYCWLMLLLAIILEITGTALMKFFAIKGGMEGYILMLLFIFCSYFALSKAIVKIPISTAYAIWEGIGLIGTATVAYFIFNEDLSLLKVLAFMVILSGLIMIKKGTYTVSNK; encoded by the coding sequence ATGGTTACGAAAAAATATTGCTGGTTAATGTTATTGCTAGCAATTATTTTGGAAATAACAGGTACAGCTTTAATGAAATTTTTTGCCATAAAAGGTGGTATGGAAGGTTATATCTTAATGCTTTTATTTATATTTTGTTCCTATTTTGCATTAAGTAAAGCCATTGTAAAAATTCCCATCAGTACTGCTTATGCTATTTGGGAAGGTATAGGATTAATCGGCACAGCTACTGTGGCTTATTTTATTTTTAATGAAGATTTATCTTTATTAAAAGTTTTAGCTTTTATGGTAATCTTAAGTGGTTTAATCATGATAAAAAAAGGAACTTATACTGTTTCAAATAAATAA
- a CDS encoding threonine/serine ThrE exporter family protein — protein MNNYLEHNNLKNLKEDKEIERKIQLILRVGKVLMESGADANRIVRNMKRVGVFMKIPERRLQIHITFTTIMVNINTGDKSITNFQKCYRHGVDMTAISGVSKLSWRAIEQDYSLNEFEKELRFICLRKRYYKKPLVMISAGLACGGFSLLFGGDFFAFIYTSICAMIGYWTRMKCNLLKFNPYASIAISAFVATICAYFIHFMPTNTPWHPLIACSLFIVPGIPLINAIDDFVDNYITAGMTRAMNTLLMIGSMTFGIAFAIKLCVVQDFTSLSISSNSFVVCAVAASVAAIGFATIFNMPPRLLIVVACGAIISVGVRNFLMLEYDCSQATASLAGAVIVSLLSLKAVHIVHAPSHVLTIPSVIPLIPGVFMYRLLFSIINLENVDNMNYHHVLNNGVNTTLILLAIAVGVAIPNIFFRNYINKLKEDKLMFLVRTKSKRA, from the coding sequence ATGAATAATTATTTAGAACATAATAATTTAAAAAATTTGAAAGAAGATAAGGAGATTGAACGAAAAATACAATTGATTTTGCGTGTGGGCAAAGTCTTAATGGAAAGTGGAGCTGATGCAAATCGTATTGTACGCAATATGAAACGCGTAGGCGTATTTATGAAAATACCAGAGCGAAGATTGCAAATTCATATTACTTTTACAACAATAATGGTTAATATTAATACAGGGGACAAATCTATTACTAATTTCCAAAAATGTTATAGACATGGAGTAGATATGACAGCAATTTCTGGAGTTAGTAAATTATCATGGCGAGCTATTGAGCAAGATTATTCTTTAAATGAATTTGAAAAAGAGTTGAGATTTATTTGTTTGCGTAAAAGATATTATAAAAAGCCTTTAGTGATGATTAGTGCAGGGCTGGCTTGTGGTGGCTTTAGCTTATTATTTGGTGGTGATTTTTTTGCATTTATCTACACTTCTATTTGTGCAATGATAGGTTATTGGACGAGAATGAAATGCAATTTATTAAAATTTAATCCATATGCATCAATAGCTATTTCTGCTTTTGTAGCCACTATTTGTGCATACTTTATACATTTTATGCCAACTAATACGCCATGGCATCCACTCATTGCTTGTAGTTTATTTATCGTGCCGGGAATTCCTTTGATTAATGCGATAGATGATTTTGTAGATAATTATATTACAGCAGGAATGACAAGGGCGATGAATACTTTATTGATGATAGGAAGTATGACTTTTGGCATAGCTTTTGCCATAAAATTATGTGTAGTTCAAGATTTTACAAGCTTAAGTATTTCTTCTAATTCATTTGTAGTTTGTGCTGTTGCAGCCTCAGTAGCTGCTATAGGTTTTGCAACTATTTTTAATATGCCACCTAGATTGTTAATTGTAGTTGCCTGTGGAGCGATAATTTCAGTGGGAGTACGCAACTTTTTAATGTTAGAATATGATTGTTCACAAGCAACGGCTTCGCTTGCAGGTGCTGTCATAGTCAGTTTATTATCTTTGAAAGCTGTACATATAGTACATGCACCTAGTCATGTATTGACTATTCCGTCTGTAATCCCTTTAATTCCAGGTGTTTTTATGTATCGTTTACTATTTAGTATTATTAATTTAGAAAATGTGGATAATATGAATTATCATCATGTTTTAAATAATGGTGTTAATACAACTTTGATATTATTGGCGATAGCTGTTGGTGTGGCAATTCCTAATATCTTTTTCCGCAATTATATTAATAAGTTAAAAGAAGATAAATTGATGTTTTTGGTGAGAACTAAATCAAAAAGAGCATAG